The genome window GACTACTGATGAAGCAGGCCACTCTGAAGGCCGCCGGCACCGCGGCGCTCGCCATCGCGGCGGTCGCCGCCGGGACCGCCTCGGCCGCTGCGGCCCCCGGCCTCAGCGCGCTGCCCACCGGCGGCCTGCCCGACACCGGCGGCGCGACCAGCACGCTGAGCAAGACCCCGTTGGTCGGCGGCCCGGTCGCGCAGACCACCGGCCTGCTCGGCCAGGGTGCCGGCCAGCAGGCGACCGCCGGCGACCAGACCGCCGCCGCCCCCACCCGGGCGCTGCCGGTCGCCGCGGTGCAGGGCGTCACCAAGCAGGCCGGCGGCCCGCTGGGCGGCGTGGTGGGCAGCGCGGTCCCGCTGAGCGGCGGGCTGCCGCTGGGCGGCTGACGTCGTCTCCGTCCGCGCGAGCACGGCCCTGCGAACGGGGCCGACTCCGCGTGAGCGCGGCCCTGCGAACGGGGCCGACTCCGCGCGAGCACGGCCCTGCGCACGGGGCCGACTCCGCGTGAGCGCGGCCCTGCACACGGGGCCGGCTCAGCGCGTGCGGGCGTGACCCGCGTGCCAGGGCGTGACCCCACGTCTCACACCGCCCCGGCACGCACGAGAGCGCGGTCCCCGTTCGACGGGGGCCGCGCTCTCGCGTGTGCCGGGCCGGTCGTGGATCCACGGATCCGCGGCCGGGGCGGCCGGTTCACGGTTCCTGGGGGAGCAGCAGCCACAGGCCCAGGTAGATCAGGACCTGCGGGCCGGGCAGCAGGCAGGAGAGCACGAAGATCAGCCGGACCGTCCAGGGGGTGAGGCCGAAGCGCTCGGCCACCCCGGCGCAGACACCGGCGATCAGACGGTTGTGACGGGGGCGGGCCAGGGTGCGCATCGTGTTCTCCCAGTTCA of Kitasatospora viridis contains these proteins:
- a CDS encoding PspC domain-containing protein; the protein is MRTLARPRHNRLIAGVCAGVAERFGLTPWTVRLIFVLSCLLPGPQVLIYLGLWLLLPQEP